Proteins from a genomic interval of Rosa chinensis cultivar Old Blush chromosome 2, RchiOBHm-V2, whole genome shotgun sequence:
- the LOC112183392 gene encoding protein TSS isoform X2, whose amino-acid sequence MAPKSGRGKNNKAKSDKKKKEDKVPSVLDITVITPYDTQVILKVKGKRLNERVEVVSLKPCLLKMVEEDYSDEAEAVAHVRRLLDLVACTTRFAKPKRSAAAPDSKSKKSGTKPVNKNSGPSSPSVSAISESLGMVAIHPTPKLSDFYDFFSFSHLTPPILHLRRCDVDDAQERRDGDYFHMQIKICNGKQVQVVASVKGFHTVGKQFLQSHSLVDLLQQLSRAFANAYESLMKAFVEHNKFGDLPYGFRANTWLVPPSVAESPSNFPSLPTEDENWGGNGGGQGRNGEYDRRPWATDFAILACLPCKTEEERVVRDRKAFLLHSKFIDVSVFKAAAAIRGIINSTVNGKETTNCSPGSVLYEERVGDLSIVVKHDITDPLSKSEVIVSGDHPCSTREIAQRCLLKGLTSDESVVVHDTPSLGVVNVRHCGYIATVKVVGKIKKGSCEAKDIDIEDQPDGGANSLNVNSLRVLLQKFNTESVDHSNSDSLETSRCLVQRVLKESLAKLEDEPANSEGSIRWELGSCWLQHLQKQETPVNNSDSPEDDIEAAEPVVKGLGKQFKFLKKREKKTSTEAGTYDEEDIDAYSLSLNGGSDKLEVNNGESNEISNEAELKTLISEEAYLRLKEAGTGLHLKSADELIKMAHKYYDEVALPKLVTDFGSLELSPVDGRTLTDFMHLRGLKMRSLGRVVELSEKLPHIQSLCIHEMITRAFKHVLEAVIASVGKITDLSAAIAATLNFLLGGSAMDDDVLKLQWLRIFLARKFGWALKDEFQHLRKLSILRGLCHKVGLELAPRDYDMECHNPFSIYDIISMVPVCKHVACSSADGRNLLESSKIALDKGKLEDAVHFGTKALTKMIAVCGPYHRVTASAYSLLAVVLYHTGDFNQATIYQQKALAINERELGLDHPDTMKSYGDLSVFYYRLQYIELALKYVNRALFLLHFTCGLSHPNTAATYINVAMMEEGMGNVHVALRYLHEALKCNQRLLGADHIQTAASYHAIAIALSLMEAYSLSVQHEQTTLRILQDKLGPEDLRTQDAAAWLEYFESKSLEQQEAARNGSPKPDALIASKGHLSVSDLLDYISPDQDSKVNDAHRKQRRAKVYQSSDTIYEAHQDVIADDDLPSDGLENPMILIDNNTEVVEERWVHHGLEEKDDVSRNGLSVASVTAEETTSDEGWQEANSKGRSGNTATGRRFSRKRPDSESKYSREVKSSSQTAAVKSFLNDSSSSKQSKVRTVSTGEDSVRLQSKTTVSKVFSTPATLTNLTSKSVSYKQVALAPPGTVLKSLLDKVDDLNVEESETKECNPPPETLKTEESIGVVELIPNDENEGTHASSTQLDETGPETLEERSAEKNGSKLSAAAEPFNPRPLTMTHPLNPVAVTSVYDVRASQAMLSAPVLPPVAARVPCGPRSPLYYKTNYSFRLRQGVQKFRSPLSERSGSGPPKIMNPHAPEFVPGRTLQADYMNEYAEFPTEANSSFEMNRAEETDEKSSGKAERKSISESEKSELARQILLSFIVKSVQHNKDSESESKQENNLDAVEKDSAVIKIHYGNEGKKDLVSQSSDCDQSKTTDVDTNEVGDSEGFTIVTKRRRSRQQFRSELYNQQSISASVH is encoded by the exons ATGGCCCCAAAATCAGGCAGAGGCAAAAACAACAAGGCCAAGTctgacaagaagaagaaggaagataaGG TTCCTAGTGTTCTTGACATCACTGTCATTACTCCATATGACACACAAGTTATTCTTAAG GTGAAAGGGAAGAGACTGAATGAAAGGGTGGAGGTGGTTAGTCTGAAACCCTGTCTTCTGAAAATGGTTGAAG AGGACTATAGCGATGAAGCCGAAGCTGTTGCCCACGTGCGGCGTCTGCTGGACCTGGTAGCCTGCACGACCCGATTCGCCAAGCCCAAACGGTCCGCTGCCGCCCCGGACTCCAAGTCCAAGAAGAGCGGCACCAAACCCGTCAACAAGAACTCCGGCCCATCCTCACCGTCCGTTTCGGCTATCTCGGAGAGCCTCGGGATGGTCGCCATTCACCCGACCCCCAAGCTCTCCGACTTCTACgacttcttctctttctcacaCCTCACCCCTCCCATTCTCC ATTTACGGAGGTGTGACGTGGACGACGCACAGGAGAGGCGCGACGGTGACTATTTTCACATGCAG ATTAAGATTTGCAATGGGAAGCAAGTACAAGTGGTTGCATCAGTAAAAGGGTTCCACACAGTGGGAAAGCAGTTTTTACAAAGCCACTCATTGGTGGATCTTCTGCAACAGCTCAGTAGAGCTTTTGCTAAT GCATATGAATCCTTGATGAAAGCTTTTGTAGAGCATAACAAG tTTGGTGACCTTCCATATGGTTTTCGAGCAAACACATGGCTTGTTCCTCCATCTGTTGCCGAGTCTCCATCAAATTTTCCATCTCTGCCGACTGAAGATGAAAATTGGGGAGGAAATGGTGGAGGCCAGGGAAGAAATGGTGAATATGATCGTCGACCATGGGCTACTGACTTTGCAATTTTGGCTTGCCTGCCTTGCAAAACTGAGGAGGAGAGGGTTGTTCGAGACCGAAAAGCATTTTTGCTTCATAGTAAGTTCATTGACGTATCGGTCTTTAAAGCTGCTGCTGCAATACGTGGTATAATAAATTCTACTGTGAATGGCAAGGAGACAACCAATTGTTCTCCGGGCTCTGTTCTTTATGAGGAGCGTGTTGGAGACTTGTCCATTGTTGTAAAACATGATATAACAGATCCATTGTCAAAGTCCGAAGTAATAGTTAGTGGTGATCATCCATGCAGTACCCGGGAAATTGCTCAGAGGTGTTTACTCAAGGGTTTAACTTCTGATGAGAGTGTGGTTGTTCAT GATACACCCTCCTTGGGTGTGGTCAATGTAAGGCACTGTGGATACATTGCAACGGTTAAAGTTGTTGGTAAAATAAAGAAGGGAAGCTGTGAGGCTAAAGATATTGACATTGAAGATCAACCAGATGGAGGAGCCAATTCTCTTAATGTGAACAG CCTGAGGGTTCTGCTTCAAAAGTTCAACACTGAATCAGTGGATCACtctaattcagatagtttagaAACTTCTAGGTGTCTGGTTCAAAGAGTATTAAAAGAGAGCTTGGCCAAGTTAGAGGATGAGCCTGCCAATTCTGAGGGGTCTATCAGATGGGAACTTGGTTCTTGCTGGTTGCAACATCTACAAAAGCAGGAAACACCAGTAAACAATTCTGATAGTCCTGAGGATGATATTGAGGCGGCTGAACCAGTTGTTAAAGGTCTAGGGAAGCAATttaaatttttgaagaagaGGGAAAAGAAAACAAGTACTGAAGCTGGAACATATGATGAGGAAGACATTGATGCTTATTCTTTGAGTCTAAATGGGGGATCAGATAAATTAGAGGTAAACAATGGCGAGAGTAATGAGATCAGCAATGAGGCAGAATTGAAGACTTTAATTTCAGAAGAAGCCTATTTGCGCCTGAAAGAAGCTGGAACTGGTCTTCATCTAAAG TCAGCAGATGAGCTTATCAAGATGGCGCACAAATATTATGATGAAGTTGCCTTGCCAAAGCTG GTAACAGACTTTGGATCACTTGAACTCTCTCCAGTTGATGGCCGTACGCTGACAGATTTCATGCATTTAAGGGGGCTGAAAATGCGCTCTTTGGGTCGAGTG GTTGAGCTTTCGGAGAAACTTCCTCATATACAGTCTCTTTGTATTCATGAGATGATTACTCGAGCTTTCAAGCATGTGCTTGAAGCAGTCATTGCTTCTGTTGGCAAAATAACTGACTTGTCTGCGGCAATAGCTGCAACCCTAAATTTTCTACTTGGAGGCTCTGCAATGGATGATGATGTCCTCAAATTGCAATGGCTACGAATATTCCTGGCCCGAAAATTTGGTTGGGCACTGAAAGATGAATTTCAGCACTTGAGGAAGTTATCAATTCTCCGAGGACTTTGCCATAAG GTTGGGCTGGAGTTGGCCCCAAGAGATTATGACATGGAATGCCATAATCCTTTCAGCATATACGACATTATTAGCATGGTTCCAGTGTGTAAG CATGTAGCATGTTCTTCAGCTGATGGACGAAATTTGTTGGAGTCATCTAAAATTGCTCTTGATAAAGGAAAGTTAGAGGATGCTGTACATTTCGGAACAAAG GCACTAACAAAGATGATAGCTGTCTGTGGCCCCTATCATCGAGTTACTGCAAGTGCTTATAGCCTTTTAGCAGTAGTCCTTTACCACACGGGTGACTTTAATCAG GCAACCATTTATCAGCAGAAGGCTTTAGCTATTAATGAAAGGGAACTTGGGCTGGACCATCCAGATACCATGAAAAGCTATGGGGATCTTTCCGTTTTTTACTACCGTCTTCAATACATCGAATTGGCTTTGAA GTATGTAAATCGTGCgttgtttcttcttcattttacaTGTGGACTATCTCACCCTAACACAGCTGCGACATACATAAATGTGGCTATGATGGAGGAGGGCATGGGAAATGTCCATGTTGCTCTCAGATACCTACATGAAGCTTTAAAGTGTAACCAGAGACTATTAGGAGCAGATCACATACAG ACTGCTGCAAGCTATCATGCCATAGCCATAGCTCTTTCATTGATGGAAGCATATTCTCTAAGTGTGCAACATGAGCAAACAACACTTAGGATACTTCAAGACAAACTTGGACCTGAGGATCTTCGTACTCAG GATGCAGCAGCATGGCTTGAATATTTTGAATCTAAATCTCTAGAGCAGCAAGAAGCAGCACGAAATGGATCTCCAAAGCCTGATGCCTTGATTGCAAGCAAAGGTCACCTTAG TGTGTCAGATCTCCTTGACTACATTAGCCCTGATCAAGATTCAAAAGTAAATGATGCACATCGGAAGCAGCGACGTGCAAAG GTTTATCAGTCTAGTGATACCATCTATGAGGCACATCAAGATGTAATAGCTGACGATGACTTGCCAAGTGATGGCCTTGAAAACCCTATGATTTTGATAGATAATAATACTGAAGTGGTTGAGGAAAGATGGGTTCATCATGGACTGGAGGAAAAAGATGATGTCTCTAGAAATGGTTTGTCAGTTGCAAGTGTAACTGCCGAAGAAACAACTTCAGATGAAGGATGGCAAGAAGCCAATTCAAAGGGGAGGTCTGGGAATACCGCTACTGGGCGGAGGTTCAGTAGAAAGAGGCCAGACAGTGAATCCAAATACTCGAGGGAAGTCAAATCCTCATCACAGACTGCAGCTGTGAAGAGCTTTCTAAATGATTCATCTTCATCAAAGCAATCAAAGGTTCGTACTGTGAGTACTGGAGAGGATTCAGTTAGACTCCAGTCCAAAACTACTGTTTCTAAAGTCTTCTCTACTCCAGCCACTCTTACGAACTTGACTTCAAAATCTGTATCTTACAAACAAGTAGCTTTGGCACCTCCAGGTACTGTTCTAAAGTCATTGCTGGATAAAGTTGACGACCTAAATGTGGAAGAATCTGAAACAAAGGAGTGTAACCCCCCACCTGAGACATTGAAAACTGAAGAAAGCATAGGTGTAGTTGAACTCATTCCAAATGATGAGAACGAAGGAACACATGCAAGTTCAACCCAGTTGGATGAAACAGGCCCTGAAACTCTGGAAGAAAGGTCTGCAGAGAAAAATGGAAGTAAGCTGTCAGCTGCAGCAGAACCATTCAATCCAAGACCACTCACCATGACTCACCCTCTGAATCCAGTTGCTGTTACAAGTGTTTATGACGTGAGAGCCAGTCAAGCAATGCTTTCTGCGCCTGTGCTCCCCCCAGTAGCTGCCAGAGTTCCTTGTGGTCCTCGGTCACCTTTGTATTATAAAACCAATTATTCTTTTCGCTTGAGGCAAGGTGTTCAAAAATTTCGAAGTCCCCTTTCAGAAAGAAGTGGATCAGGGCCTCCAAAAATCATGAATCCACATGCTCCAGAGTTTGTTCCTGGGAGAACTTTGCAAGCAGATTACATGAATGAATATGCAGAATTTCCAACTGAAGCAAATTCCTCATTTGAAATGAATAGGGCTGAAGAGACGGATGAAAAATCGAGTGGTAAAGCTGAGAGAAAGAGCATCTCTGAGTCTGAGAAGTCAGAGCTTGCCA
- the LOC112183392 gene encoding protein TSS isoform X1 codes for MAPKSGRGKNNKAKSDKKKKEDKVPSVLDITVITPYDTQVILKGISTDKILDAKRLLAVNVETCHLTNYSLSHEVKGKRLNERVEVVSLKPCLLKMVEEDYSDEAEAVAHVRRLLDLVACTTRFAKPKRSAAAPDSKSKKSGTKPVNKNSGPSSPSVSAISESLGMVAIHPTPKLSDFYDFFSFSHLTPPILHLRRCDVDDAQERRDGDYFHMQIKICNGKQVQVVASVKGFHTVGKQFLQSHSLVDLLQQLSRAFANAYESLMKAFVEHNKFGDLPYGFRANTWLVPPSVAESPSNFPSLPTEDENWGGNGGGQGRNGEYDRRPWATDFAILACLPCKTEEERVVRDRKAFLLHSKFIDVSVFKAAAAIRGIINSTVNGKETTNCSPGSVLYEERVGDLSIVVKHDITDPLSKSEVIVSGDHPCSTREIAQRCLLKGLTSDESVVVHDTPSLGVVNVRHCGYIATVKVVGKIKKGSCEAKDIDIEDQPDGGANSLNVNSLRVLLQKFNTESVDHSNSDSLETSRCLVQRVLKESLAKLEDEPANSEGSIRWELGSCWLQHLQKQETPVNNSDSPEDDIEAAEPVVKGLGKQFKFLKKREKKTSTEAGTYDEEDIDAYSLSLNGGSDKLEVNNGESNEISNEAELKTLISEEAYLRLKEAGTGLHLKSADELIKMAHKYYDEVALPKLVTDFGSLELSPVDGRTLTDFMHLRGLKMRSLGRVVELSEKLPHIQSLCIHEMITRAFKHVLEAVIASVGKITDLSAAIAATLNFLLGGSAMDDDVLKLQWLRIFLARKFGWALKDEFQHLRKLSILRGLCHKVGLELAPRDYDMECHNPFSIYDIISMVPVCKHVACSSADGRNLLESSKIALDKGKLEDAVHFGTKALTKMIAVCGPYHRVTASAYSLLAVVLYHTGDFNQATIYQQKALAINERELGLDHPDTMKSYGDLSVFYYRLQYIELALKYVNRALFLLHFTCGLSHPNTAATYINVAMMEEGMGNVHVALRYLHEALKCNQRLLGADHIQTAASYHAIAIALSLMEAYSLSVQHEQTTLRILQDKLGPEDLRTQDAAAWLEYFESKSLEQQEAARNGSPKPDALIASKGHLSVSDLLDYISPDQDSKVNDAHRKQRRAKVYQSSDTIYEAHQDVIADDDLPSDGLENPMILIDNNTEVVEERWVHHGLEEKDDVSRNGLSVASVTAEETTSDEGWQEANSKGRSGNTATGRRFSRKRPDSESKYSREVKSSSQTAAVKSFLNDSSSSKQSKVRTVSTGEDSVRLQSKTTVSKVFSTPATLTNLTSKSVSYKQVALAPPGTVLKSLLDKVDDLNVEESETKECNPPPETLKTEESIGVVELIPNDENEGTHASSTQLDETGPETLEERSAEKNGSKLSAAAEPFNPRPLTMTHPLNPVAVTSVYDVRASQAMLSAPVLPPVAARVPCGPRSPLYYKTNYSFRLRQGVQKFRSPLSERSGSGPPKIMNPHAPEFVPGRTLQADYMNEYAEFPTEANSSFEMNRAEETDEKSSGKAERKSISESEKSELARQILLSFIVKSVQHNKDSESESKQENNLDAVEKDSAVIKIHYGNEGKKDLVSQSSDCDQSKTTDVDTNEVGDSEGFTIVTKRRRSRQQFRSELYNQQSISASVH; via the exons ATGGCCCCAAAATCAGGCAGAGGCAAAAACAACAAGGCCAAGTctgacaagaagaagaaggaagataaGG TTCCTAGTGTTCTTGACATCACTGTCATTACTCCATATGACACACAAGTTATTCTTAAG GGTATCTCCACTGACAAGATACTTGATGCTAAAAGACTACTGGCTGTGAATGTAGAGACGTGTCATCTTACAAACTATTCCTTGTCTCATGAA GTGAAAGGGAAGAGACTGAATGAAAGGGTGGAGGTGGTTAGTCTGAAACCCTGTCTTCTGAAAATGGTTGAAG AGGACTATAGCGATGAAGCCGAAGCTGTTGCCCACGTGCGGCGTCTGCTGGACCTGGTAGCCTGCACGACCCGATTCGCCAAGCCCAAACGGTCCGCTGCCGCCCCGGACTCCAAGTCCAAGAAGAGCGGCACCAAACCCGTCAACAAGAACTCCGGCCCATCCTCACCGTCCGTTTCGGCTATCTCGGAGAGCCTCGGGATGGTCGCCATTCACCCGACCCCCAAGCTCTCCGACTTCTACgacttcttctctttctcacaCCTCACCCCTCCCATTCTCC ATTTACGGAGGTGTGACGTGGACGACGCACAGGAGAGGCGCGACGGTGACTATTTTCACATGCAG ATTAAGATTTGCAATGGGAAGCAAGTACAAGTGGTTGCATCAGTAAAAGGGTTCCACACAGTGGGAAAGCAGTTTTTACAAAGCCACTCATTGGTGGATCTTCTGCAACAGCTCAGTAGAGCTTTTGCTAAT GCATATGAATCCTTGATGAAAGCTTTTGTAGAGCATAACAAG tTTGGTGACCTTCCATATGGTTTTCGAGCAAACACATGGCTTGTTCCTCCATCTGTTGCCGAGTCTCCATCAAATTTTCCATCTCTGCCGACTGAAGATGAAAATTGGGGAGGAAATGGTGGAGGCCAGGGAAGAAATGGTGAATATGATCGTCGACCATGGGCTACTGACTTTGCAATTTTGGCTTGCCTGCCTTGCAAAACTGAGGAGGAGAGGGTTGTTCGAGACCGAAAAGCATTTTTGCTTCATAGTAAGTTCATTGACGTATCGGTCTTTAAAGCTGCTGCTGCAATACGTGGTATAATAAATTCTACTGTGAATGGCAAGGAGACAACCAATTGTTCTCCGGGCTCTGTTCTTTATGAGGAGCGTGTTGGAGACTTGTCCATTGTTGTAAAACATGATATAACAGATCCATTGTCAAAGTCCGAAGTAATAGTTAGTGGTGATCATCCATGCAGTACCCGGGAAATTGCTCAGAGGTGTTTACTCAAGGGTTTAACTTCTGATGAGAGTGTGGTTGTTCAT GATACACCCTCCTTGGGTGTGGTCAATGTAAGGCACTGTGGATACATTGCAACGGTTAAAGTTGTTGGTAAAATAAAGAAGGGAAGCTGTGAGGCTAAAGATATTGACATTGAAGATCAACCAGATGGAGGAGCCAATTCTCTTAATGTGAACAG CCTGAGGGTTCTGCTTCAAAAGTTCAACACTGAATCAGTGGATCACtctaattcagatagtttagaAACTTCTAGGTGTCTGGTTCAAAGAGTATTAAAAGAGAGCTTGGCCAAGTTAGAGGATGAGCCTGCCAATTCTGAGGGGTCTATCAGATGGGAACTTGGTTCTTGCTGGTTGCAACATCTACAAAAGCAGGAAACACCAGTAAACAATTCTGATAGTCCTGAGGATGATATTGAGGCGGCTGAACCAGTTGTTAAAGGTCTAGGGAAGCAATttaaatttttgaagaagaGGGAAAAGAAAACAAGTACTGAAGCTGGAACATATGATGAGGAAGACATTGATGCTTATTCTTTGAGTCTAAATGGGGGATCAGATAAATTAGAGGTAAACAATGGCGAGAGTAATGAGATCAGCAATGAGGCAGAATTGAAGACTTTAATTTCAGAAGAAGCCTATTTGCGCCTGAAAGAAGCTGGAACTGGTCTTCATCTAAAG TCAGCAGATGAGCTTATCAAGATGGCGCACAAATATTATGATGAAGTTGCCTTGCCAAAGCTG GTAACAGACTTTGGATCACTTGAACTCTCTCCAGTTGATGGCCGTACGCTGACAGATTTCATGCATTTAAGGGGGCTGAAAATGCGCTCTTTGGGTCGAGTG GTTGAGCTTTCGGAGAAACTTCCTCATATACAGTCTCTTTGTATTCATGAGATGATTACTCGAGCTTTCAAGCATGTGCTTGAAGCAGTCATTGCTTCTGTTGGCAAAATAACTGACTTGTCTGCGGCAATAGCTGCAACCCTAAATTTTCTACTTGGAGGCTCTGCAATGGATGATGATGTCCTCAAATTGCAATGGCTACGAATATTCCTGGCCCGAAAATTTGGTTGGGCACTGAAAGATGAATTTCAGCACTTGAGGAAGTTATCAATTCTCCGAGGACTTTGCCATAAG GTTGGGCTGGAGTTGGCCCCAAGAGATTATGACATGGAATGCCATAATCCTTTCAGCATATACGACATTATTAGCATGGTTCCAGTGTGTAAG CATGTAGCATGTTCTTCAGCTGATGGACGAAATTTGTTGGAGTCATCTAAAATTGCTCTTGATAAAGGAAAGTTAGAGGATGCTGTACATTTCGGAACAAAG GCACTAACAAAGATGATAGCTGTCTGTGGCCCCTATCATCGAGTTACTGCAAGTGCTTATAGCCTTTTAGCAGTAGTCCTTTACCACACGGGTGACTTTAATCAG GCAACCATTTATCAGCAGAAGGCTTTAGCTATTAATGAAAGGGAACTTGGGCTGGACCATCCAGATACCATGAAAAGCTATGGGGATCTTTCCGTTTTTTACTACCGTCTTCAATACATCGAATTGGCTTTGAA GTATGTAAATCGTGCgttgtttcttcttcattttacaTGTGGACTATCTCACCCTAACACAGCTGCGACATACATAAATGTGGCTATGATGGAGGAGGGCATGGGAAATGTCCATGTTGCTCTCAGATACCTACATGAAGCTTTAAAGTGTAACCAGAGACTATTAGGAGCAGATCACATACAG ACTGCTGCAAGCTATCATGCCATAGCCATAGCTCTTTCATTGATGGAAGCATATTCTCTAAGTGTGCAACATGAGCAAACAACACTTAGGATACTTCAAGACAAACTTGGACCTGAGGATCTTCGTACTCAG GATGCAGCAGCATGGCTTGAATATTTTGAATCTAAATCTCTAGAGCAGCAAGAAGCAGCACGAAATGGATCTCCAAAGCCTGATGCCTTGATTGCAAGCAAAGGTCACCTTAG TGTGTCAGATCTCCTTGACTACATTAGCCCTGATCAAGATTCAAAAGTAAATGATGCACATCGGAAGCAGCGACGTGCAAAG GTTTATCAGTCTAGTGATACCATCTATGAGGCACATCAAGATGTAATAGCTGACGATGACTTGCCAAGTGATGGCCTTGAAAACCCTATGATTTTGATAGATAATAATACTGAAGTGGTTGAGGAAAGATGGGTTCATCATGGACTGGAGGAAAAAGATGATGTCTCTAGAAATGGTTTGTCAGTTGCAAGTGTAACTGCCGAAGAAACAACTTCAGATGAAGGATGGCAAGAAGCCAATTCAAAGGGGAGGTCTGGGAATACCGCTACTGGGCGGAGGTTCAGTAGAAAGAGGCCAGACAGTGAATCCAAATACTCGAGGGAAGTCAAATCCTCATCACAGACTGCAGCTGTGAAGAGCTTTCTAAATGATTCATCTTCATCAAAGCAATCAAAGGTTCGTACTGTGAGTACTGGAGAGGATTCAGTTAGACTCCAGTCCAAAACTACTGTTTCTAAAGTCTTCTCTACTCCAGCCACTCTTACGAACTTGACTTCAAAATCTGTATCTTACAAACAAGTAGCTTTGGCACCTCCAGGTACTGTTCTAAAGTCATTGCTGGATAAAGTTGACGACCTAAATGTGGAAGAATCTGAAACAAAGGAGTGTAACCCCCCACCTGAGACATTGAAAACTGAAGAAAGCATAGGTGTAGTTGAACTCATTCCAAATGATGAGAACGAAGGAACACATGCAAGTTCAACCCAGTTGGATGAAACAGGCCCTGAAACTCTGGAAGAAAGGTCTGCAGAGAAAAATGGAAGTAAGCTGTCAGCTGCAGCAGAACCATTCAATCCAAGACCACTCACCATGACTCACCCTCTGAATCCAGTTGCTGTTACAAGTGTTTATGACGTGAGAGCCAGTCAAGCAATGCTTTCTGCGCCTGTGCTCCCCCCAGTAGCTGCCAGAGTTCCTTGTGGTCCTCGGTCACCTTTGTATTATAAAACCAATTATTCTTTTCGCTTGAGGCAAGGTGTTCAAAAATTTCGAAGTCCCCTTTCAGAAAGAAGTGGATCAGGGCCTCCAAAAATCATGAATCCACATGCTCCAGAGTTTGTTCCTGGGAGAACTTTGCAAGCAGATTACATGAATGAATATGCAGAATTTCCAACTGAAGCAAATTCCTCATTTGAAATGAATAGGGCTGAAGAGACGGATGAAAAATCGAGTGGTAAAGCTGAGAGAAAGAGCATCTCTGAGTCTGAGAAGTCAGAGCTTGCCA